A single Streptomyces mirabilis DNA region contains:
- a CDS encoding electron transfer flavoprotein subunit alpha/FixB family protein, which produces MAEVLVYVDHVDGAVRKPTLELLTLARRIGEPVAVALGSGAEATAPALAEHGAVKVLTHDAAEYADYLVVPKVDALQAAYEVVSAGGSLAAVLVPSSAEGKEIAARLAVRIGSGIITDATDLEAGDEGPVATQSAFAASFTTKSRVAKGTPVITVKPNSAAVEAAPAAGAVEALAVSFSEKATGTKVTARTPRESTGRPELTEAAIVVSGGRGVNGAENFSIIEALADSLGAAVGASRAAVDAGWYPHTNQVGQTGKSVSPQLYIASGISGAIQHRAGMQTSKTIVAINKDAEAPIFDLVDYGVVGDLFEVVPQLTEEIKTRKG; this is translated from the coding sequence ATGGCTGAAGTTCTCGTCTACGTCGACCACGTGGACGGCGCCGTCCGCAAGCCCACCCTGGAGCTGCTGACGCTGGCCCGCCGCATCGGCGAGCCCGTCGCCGTCGCCCTCGGCTCCGGCGCCGAGGCCACCGCCCCCGCGCTCGCCGAGCACGGCGCGGTCAAGGTCCTCACGCACGACGCCGCCGAGTACGCCGACTACCTGGTCGTCCCGAAGGTGGACGCGCTCCAGGCCGCGTACGAGGTGGTGTCCGCCGGGGGCTCCCTGGCCGCCGTGCTCGTGCCGTCCTCCGCCGAGGGCAAGGAGATCGCGGCCCGCCTCGCGGTCCGCATCGGCTCCGGCATCATCACCGACGCGACCGACCTGGAGGCCGGTGACGAGGGCCCGGTGGCCACGCAGTCCGCGTTCGCCGCCTCCTTCACCACCAAGTCCCGTGTCGCCAAGGGCACCCCGGTCATCACGGTCAAGCCGAACTCGGCCGCCGTGGAGGCCGCACCGGCCGCGGGCGCCGTAGAGGCCCTCGCGGTCTCCTTCTCCGAGAAGGCCACCGGCACCAAGGTCACCGCGCGTACCCCGCGCGAGTCGACCGGCCGCCCCGAGCTGACCGAGGCCGCGATCGTGGTCTCCGGCGGCCGTGGTGTCAACGGCGCCGAGAACTTCTCGATCATCGAGGCGCTCGCCGACTCCCTCGGCGCGGCCGTGGGTGCCTCGCGTGCCGCGGTGGACGCCGGCTGGTACCCGCACACCAACCAGGTCGGCCAGACCGGCAAGTCCGTCTCGCCGCAGCTGTACATCGCCTCCGGCATCTCCGGCGCGATCCAGCACCGCGCCGGTATGCAGACGTCGAAGACGATCGTGGCGATCAACAAGGACGCCGAGGCCCCGATCTTCGACCTGGTCGACTACGGCGTGGTCGGCGACCTCTTCGAGGTCGTCCCGCAGCTCACCGAGGAGATCAAGACCCGCAAGGGCTGA
- a CDS encoding endonuclease/exonuclease/phosphatase family protein: MSNTRRVTRRMGLRTVVAAAVAVPLLTTASASASRRGGHRLEIMTFNLRFASTAEPDSWAARRPVMRALLRRESPHVIGTQEGIYQQLRDIDSDLGPHYDWIGTGRKGGSHDEAVAIFFDTRRLAPVEHDSFWLSDTPELIGSNTWGAAFPRIVTWVRFRDLRDAREFYVLNTHLDHASQYARMRAASLISERIACFDRALPLVVTGDFNAVAHQNPVYEAMLGAGLVDTWEAAAERGTLYGTFHGYQPLTPDGDRIDWILVGPGVTVHRAAVNTFAVDGQFPSDHLPVQTWLSLA; this comes from the coding sequence ATGTCGAACACCCGCAGAGTGACGCGACGCATGGGTCTGCGGACGGTGGTGGCCGCCGCGGTCGCCGTACCCCTGCTCACCACGGCGTCCGCCTCCGCCAGCCGGCGCGGCGGCCACCGTCTGGAGATCATGACGTTCAACCTGCGCTTCGCGAGCACCGCCGAGCCCGACAGCTGGGCCGCGCGCCGCCCGGTGATGCGCGCGCTGTTACGCCGGGAGTCGCCCCACGTCATCGGCACCCAGGAGGGCATCTACCAACAACTGCGTGACATCGATTCCGACCTCGGACCGCACTACGACTGGATCGGCACGGGCCGCAAGGGCGGCAGCCATGACGAGGCGGTGGCGATCTTCTTCGACACCCGCCGACTGGCCCCGGTCGAACACGACAGCTTCTGGCTCTCCGACACCCCCGAGCTGATCGGCTCGAACACCTGGGGCGCCGCCTTCCCGCGCATCGTCACCTGGGTCCGCTTCCGCGACCTGCGGGACGCACGGGAGTTCTATGTGCTCAACACCCATCTGGACCACGCGAGTCAGTACGCACGCATGCGTGCCGCGAGCCTGATTTCCGAACGCATCGCGTGCTTCGACCGCGCTCTGCCGCTCGTCGTGACCGGCGACTTCAATGCCGTCGCCCATCAGAACCCGGTGTACGAAGCGATGCTGGGCGCCGGGCTCGTCGACACCTGGGAGGCGGCGGCCGAGCGCGGCACTCTCTACGGGACCTTCCACGGCTACCAGCCGTTGACGCCGGACGGCGACCGTATCGACTGGATCCTCGTCGGCCCCGGGGTGACCGTGCACCGGGCGGCCGTCAACACCTTCGCGGTGGACGGTCAGTTCCCCAGTGACCATCTGCCCGTGCAGACCTGGCTGAGCCTGGCATGA
- a CDS encoding DUF6986 family protein, with product MGQGQQENVATSLAGAVSEEISASLAPVDAELARRYPGDPGTRQPVHTVYVPGDVFAADTIRSWGDRALAALDEHAPDAGSFAAVLGLSGDLAQPVYDRVRAKLEREPVEDLRVDFEDGYGPRPDAEEDEAAARAARLIAEAYENGTAAPYMGIRMKCMEAPVRDRGIRTLDIFLTGLMESGGLPAGLVLTLPKVTYAEQVTAMVRLLEEFEKARGLEPGRIGFEIQIETSQSILATDGTATVARMIQAAEGRATGLHYGTFDYSACLGVSAAYQASDHPAADHAKAIMQVAAAGTGVRVSDGSTNVLPIGPTEKVHDAWRLHYGLTRRALARAYYQGWDMHPGHIPTRYAAVFAFYREGFEQAAARLARYASHTDGDVMDEPATAKALSGYLLRGLDCGALDIAEVARVTGLTRADLEGFAVPRRGDLTISGK from the coding sequence ATGGGTCAGGGCCAGCAGGAGAACGTGGCGACGAGCCTCGCGGGCGCCGTCAGCGAGGAGATCAGCGCCTCCCTCGCCCCGGTCGACGCCGAACTGGCGCGGCGTTACCCCGGAGACCCCGGCACCCGGCAGCCCGTCCACACCGTGTACGTCCCCGGCGACGTGTTCGCCGCCGACACCATCCGCTCCTGGGGCGACCGGGCCCTCGCCGCCCTCGACGAGCACGCCCCCGACGCCGGCTCCTTCGCCGCCGTCCTCGGTCTCAGCGGCGACCTCGCCCAACCCGTGTACGACCGCGTACGCGCCAAGCTGGAGCGCGAGCCCGTCGAGGACCTGCGGGTCGACTTCGAGGACGGCTACGGCCCGCGCCCGGACGCCGAGGAGGACGAGGCGGCGGCCCGCGCGGCCCGCCTGATCGCCGAGGCGTACGAGAACGGCACGGCCGCCCCGTACATGGGCATCCGCATGAAGTGCATGGAGGCGCCGGTACGCGACCGGGGCATCCGCACGCTCGACATCTTCCTGACAGGCCTGATGGAGTCGGGAGGCCTGCCCGCGGGGCTCGTGCTGACGCTGCCCAAGGTGACGTACGCCGAGCAGGTCACCGCGATGGTCCGGCTCCTGGAGGAGTTCGAGAAGGCGCGCGGTCTGGAGCCCGGCCGCATCGGCTTCGAGATCCAGATCGAGACCAGCCAGTCCATCCTCGCGACCGACGGCACCGCGACCGTCGCCCGGATGATCCAGGCCGCCGAGGGCCGCGCCACCGGACTGCACTACGGCACCTTCGACTACAGCGCCTGCCTCGGCGTCAGTGCCGCCTACCAGGCCAGCGACCACCCGGCCGCCGACCATGCCAAGGCGATCATGCAGGTCGCGGCCGCGGGCACCGGCGTACGCGTGTCGGACGGCTCCACCAACGTCCTGCCGATCGGCCCCACCGAGAAGGTCCACGACGCCTGGCGCCTCCACTACGGCCTCACCCGCCGTGCCCTGGCCCGCGCCTACTACCAGGGCTGGGACATGCACCCCGGCCACATCCCGACCCGCTATGCCGCCGTCTTCGCCTTCTACCGCGAGGGCTTCGAACAGGCCGCCGCCCGCCTCGCCCGCTACGCCAGCCACACCGACGGCGACGTCATGGACGAGCCCGCCACCGCCAAGGCTCTCAGCGGCTACCTCCTGCGCGGCCTGGACTGCGGTGCCCTGGACATCGCGGAGGTGGCGAGGGTGACGGGCTTGACGAGGGCCGACCTGGAGGGCTTCGCCGTGCCGAGGCGGGGCGATCTGACCATCTCGGGGAAGTGA
- a CDS encoding LacI family DNA-binding transcriptional regulator, with the protein MDDRTGQRIVAETARRSENRYGNRPTMKDVAARAGVGLKTVSRVVNGEPGVTPDTERRVQEAIDALGFRRNDSARVLRKGRTASIGLVLEDLADPFYGPLSRAVEEVARAHGALLINGSSAEDPDREQELVLALCARRVDGLVIIPAGDDHRYLEPEIKAGVATVFVDRPAGQIDADVVLSDSFGGARDGVAHLIAHGHRRIGFIGDMPRIHTAAERLRGYRAAMEDAGIPVEDDWMSLGVTDPQRVRKAAEDMLSGPSPVTAVFAGNNRVTVTVVRVIAERGRPVALVGFDDIELADLLEPGVTVVAQDAAALGRTAAERLFRQLDGTLITPERIELPTRLITRGSGELPPVD; encoded by the coding sequence ATGGACGACAGGACAGGACAGCGCATCGTGGCAGAGACCGCCCGCCGATCCGAGAACCGCTACGGCAACCGTCCGACCATGAAGGACGTGGCGGCACGAGCCGGGGTGGGCCTCAAGACGGTCTCGCGGGTCGTCAACGGTGAGCCCGGAGTCACTCCGGACACCGAGCGCCGCGTCCAGGAGGCCATCGACGCGCTCGGCTTCCGCCGCAACGACAGCGCCCGGGTGCTGCGCAAGGGCCGCACCGCGAGCATCGGCCTCGTCCTGGAGGACCTCGCCGACCCGTTCTACGGCCCCCTCAGCCGCGCGGTCGAGGAGGTGGCCCGCGCCCACGGCGCGCTGCTCATCAACGGCTCCAGCGCCGAGGACCCGGACCGCGAACAGGAGCTGGTTCTCGCCCTGTGCGCGCGCCGGGTGGACGGGCTGGTGATCATCCCGGCCGGTGACGACCACCGCTATCTGGAGCCCGAGATCAAGGCGGGCGTCGCCACGGTGTTCGTGGACCGCCCGGCGGGACAGATCGACGCCGACGTGGTGCTGTCCGACAGCTTCGGCGGGGCCCGTGACGGCGTCGCCCACCTCATCGCCCACGGCCACCGCCGGATCGGCTTCATCGGCGACATGCCGCGTATCCACACCGCCGCCGAACGGCTGCGCGGCTACCGGGCGGCCATGGAGGATGCGGGCATACCCGTCGAGGACGACTGGATGTCCCTGGGCGTCACCGACCCACAGCGGGTGCGGAAGGCGGCCGAGGACATGCTGTCCGGCCCCTCCCCCGTCACCGCGGTCTTCGCCGGCAACAACCGCGTCACCGTCACGGTCGTCCGTGTCATCGCCGAGCGCGGCCGGCCGGTCGCCCTCGTCGGCTTCGACGACATCGAGCTCGCCGACCTCCTCGAGCCCGGCGTCACCGTCGTCGCCCAGGACGCCGCCGCCCTCGGCCGCACCGCCGCCGAGCGCCTCTTCCGCCAGCTGGACGGCACCCTCATCACCCCGGAACGCATCGAACTCCCGACCCGTCTGATCACCCGCGGCTCGGGCGAACTGCCGCCCGTGGACTGA
- a CDS encoding ROK family protein: MHTDLVAALDIGGTKIAGALVDGRGRILLRAQRATPAQEDGDTVMGAVEEVLGELTGSPLWSRAGTVGIGSAGPVDASAGTVSPVNVAGWRDYPLVERVRAATGGLPVELIGDGVAITAAEHWQGAARGHDNALCMVVSTGVGGGLVLNGQLHPGPTGNAGHIGHISVDLDGDPCPCGSRGCVERIASGPNIARRALEGGWRPGPDGDTSAAAVAAAAREGDPVAVASFERAAKALAAGIAATATLVEIDIAVIGGGVGKAGDVLFEPLRKALADYATLSFVQRLTVAPALMGTDAGLVGAAAAALSRQPSTTAERVAG; this comes from the coding sequence ATGCACACCGACCTCGTGGCCGCGCTCGACATCGGCGGCACCAAGATCGCCGGAGCGCTGGTGGACGGCCGCGGCCGCATTCTTCTGCGCGCGCAGCGCGCGACGCCCGCGCAGGAGGACGGCGACACCGTGATGGGGGCCGTCGAGGAGGTGCTCGGCGAGCTGACCGGGTCACCGCTGTGGAGCCGGGCGGGGACCGTTGGCATCGGCAGCGCGGGGCCGGTGGACGCCTCCGCGGGCACGGTGAGTCCGGTGAACGTGGCGGGCTGGCGCGACTACCCGCTCGTCGAGCGGGTCCGTGCGGCGACCGGGGGCCTGCCGGTCGAGCTGATCGGCGACGGGGTGGCCATCACGGCCGCCGAGCACTGGCAGGGTGCGGCGCGCGGCCATGACAACGCCCTGTGCATGGTGGTCTCGACGGGTGTCGGGGGTGGGCTGGTCCTGAACGGTCAGCTCCACCCCGGTCCCACGGGCAACGCGGGCCACATCGGGCACATCAGCGTGGACCTCGACGGTGACCCCTGCCCGTGCGGTTCGCGCGGCTGCGTGGAGCGCATCGCGAGCGGTCCGAACATCGCGCGGCGGGCGTTGGAGGGCGGCTGGCGACCGGGGCCCGACGGTGACACCTCGGCCGCCGCGGTGGCCGCCGCCGCGCGCGAGGGCGACCCGGTGGCGGTGGCCTCGTTCGAACGCGCGGCGAAGGCACTGGCGGCGGGCATCGCGGCGACCGCGACCCTCGTCGAGATCGACATCGCCGTCATCGGCGGGGGAGTGGGCAAGGCCGGGGACGTGCTCTTCGAGCCGCTCCGCAAGGCGCTGGCCGACTACGCCACCCTGTCCTTCGTGCAGCGGCTGACCGTGGCGCCCGCACTGATGGGCACGGACGCCGGTCTCGTCGGCGCGGCGGCGGCCGCGCTCAGCAGGCAGCCGAGCACGACCGCGGAGCGGGTCGCGGGCTGA